Proteins encoded together in one Lathyrus oleraceus cultivar Zhongwan6 chromosome 5, CAAS_Psat_ZW6_1.0, whole genome shotgun sequence window:
- the LOC127087618 gene encoding probable receptor-like protein kinase At1g80640 isoform X1: protein MIFLLLFVTISLCSIILNANAQPQPQGNQDVGIVHHRNLNKRVLLALIASSALLAGIFVFLLFFFFWRHKKLTSSMSKSQGALEAAKREKENLSSVSAKLNYSRMADKKSSIAIFDFQLLEGATNNFSRDNIMGESGSRIVYRARFDEHFKAAVKKADSDADREFENEVSLLSKIRHQNIIKLLGYCIHGESRFLVYEFMESDSLETQLHGPTRGSSLTWYIRLRIAIDVARALEYLHENSNPPVVHRDLKSSNILLDSDFNAKLSDFGLAVASGVQHKNMKMSGTLGYVAPEYISHGKLTDKSDVYAFGVVLLELLTGRKPMENISSDQYQSLVSWAMPQLTDRSKLPSILDPVIQNTMDLKHLYQVAAVAVLCVQAEPSYRPLITDVLHSLIPLVPLELGGSLRVTEPISSENFQ from the exons AtgatttttcttcttctcttcGTTACCATTTCTCTTTGCTCAATAATTCTCAATGCTAATGCTCAACCTCAACCTCAAG GAAATCAAGATGTTGGAATAGTGCATCACCGGAATTTGAATAAGAGAGTTCTACTAGCATTAATTGCTTCTTCTGCTCTTCTTGCTGGAATCTTCGTCTTCTTATTGTTTTTCTTCTTCTGGCGACATAAGAAGTTAACAAGCTCCATGAGTAAAAGCCAAGGAGCATTAG AGGCGGCAAAGAGGGAAAAGGAAAACTTAAGTTCTGTTAGTGCGAAACTTAACTACTCGAGAATGGCTGATAAGAAGAGTTCAATTGCAATTTTCGACTTTCAATTGTTAGAAGGTGCAACAAACAACTTTTCCAGAGATAATATTATGGGAGAGAGTGGTTCTAGAATTGTTTACCGAGCTCGTTTCGATGAACATTTCAAGGCTGCTGTGAAGAAAGCAGATAGTGATGCGGATAGAGAATTTGAG AATGAAGTGAGTTTGTTGAGCAAGATTCGGCATCAGAATATCATAAAACTCCTAGGCTATTGCATTCACGGTGAATCGAGGTTTCTTGTTTACGAGTTCATGGAGAGTGATTCTCTCGAAACTCAATTGCATG GTCCTACTCGCGGATCGTCTTTAACTTGGTATATCCGATTAAGAATTGCAATTGATGTTGCTAG AGCATTAGAATATCTCCACGAAAACTCCAATCCTCCTGTGGTTCATCGAGACTTAAAATCTTCCAATATTCTTCTGGATTCTGATTTTAACGCCAAG CTATCAGATTTTGGACTCGCTGTAGCTTCTGGCGTGCAACACAAGAACATGAAAATGTCGGGAACTTTAGGATATGTGGCACCCGAGTACATTTCACACG GTAAACTAACTGATAAGAGCGATGTCTATGCTTTCGGGGTTGTACTTCTAGAACTTCTTACCGGAAGAAAACCGATGGAAAACATCTCTTCAGACCAATATCAATCTTTGGTTTCATGG GCCATGCCTCAGCTAACTGACAGATCAAAGCTTCCAAGTATTCTAGATCCTGTTATCCAAAACACAATGGATTTGAAGCATCTATATCAG GTTGCTGCAGTGGCTGTGCTTTGTGTGCAAGCGGAACCAAGTTACAGACCACTTATAACAGATGTCTTGCACTCTCTCATTCCTTTGGTACCCTTAGAGCTTGGAGGATCACTCAGAGTTACAGAACCAATCAGCTCAGAGAATTTTCAATGA
- the LOC127087618 gene encoding probable receptor-like protein kinase At1g80640 isoform X2, whose product MSKSQGALEAAKREKENLSSVSAKLNYSRMADKKSSIAIFDFQLLEGATNNFSRDNIMGESGSRIVYRARFDEHFKAAVKKADSDADREFENEVSLLSKIRHQNIIKLLGYCIHGESRFLVYEFMESDSLETQLHGPTRGSSLTWYIRLRIAIDVARALEYLHENSNPPVVHRDLKSSNILLDSDFNAKLSDFGLAVASGVQHKNMKMSGTLGYVAPEYISHGKLTDKSDVYAFGVVLLELLTGRKPMENISSDQYQSLVSWAMPQLTDRSKLPSILDPVIQNTMDLKHLYQVAAVAVLCVQAEPSYRPLITDVLHSLIPLVPLELGGSLRVTEPISSENFQ is encoded by the exons ATGAGTAAAAGCCAAGGAGCATTAG AGGCGGCAAAGAGGGAAAAGGAAAACTTAAGTTCTGTTAGTGCGAAACTTAACTACTCGAGAATGGCTGATAAGAAGAGTTCAATTGCAATTTTCGACTTTCAATTGTTAGAAGGTGCAACAAACAACTTTTCCAGAGATAATATTATGGGAGAGAGTGGTTCTAGAATTGTTTACCGAGCTCGTTTCGATGAACATTTCAAGGCTGCTGTGAAGAAAGCAGATAGTGATGCGGATAGAGAATTTGAG AATGAAGTGAGTTTGTTGAGCAAGATTCGGCATCAGAATATCATAAAACTCCTAGGCTATTGCATTCACGGTGAATCGAGGTTTCTTGTTTACGAGTTCATGGAGAGTGATTCTCTCGAAACTCAATTGCATG GTCCTACTCGCGGATCGTCTTTAACTTGGTATATCCGATTAAGAATTGCAATTGATGTTGCTAG AGCATTAGAATATCTCCACGAAAACTCCAATCCTCCTGTGGTTCATCGAGACTTAAAATCTTCCAATATTCTTCTGGATTCTGATTTTAACGCCAAG CTATCAGATTTTGGACTCGCTGTAGCTTCTGGCGTGCAACACAAGAACATGAAAATGTCGGGAACTTTAGGATATGTGGCACCCGAGTACATTTCACACG GTAAACTAACTGATAAGAGCGATGTCTATGCTTTCGGGGTTGTACTTCTAGAACTTCTTACCGGAAGAAAACCGATGGAAAACATCTCTTCAGACCAATATCAATCTTTGGTTTCATGG GCCATGCCTCAGCTAACTGACAGATCAAAGCTTCCAAGTATTCTAGATCCTGTTATCCAAAACACAATGGATTTGAAGCATCTATATCAG GTTGCTGCAGTGGCTGTGCTTTGTGTGCAAGCGGAACCAAGTTACAGACCACTTATAACAGATGTCTTGCACTCTCTCATTCCTTTGGTACCCTTAGAGCTTGGAGGATCACTCAGAGTTACAGAACCAATCAGCTCAGAGAATTTTCAATGA
- the LOC127087619 gene encoding ribonuclease 3-like protein 1 translates to MNKNNMSSQSSFKVVLIHIFNFIISIIAFAVKMVKPNSNNQTKMVDFVQSIVQNPTLKPTGAGAVHDSSNKESVISGESSTPEEGVKKGYGKSKLYEICAANHWKPPVFECCKEEGPSHCRLFTFKVLIEIETDKASKNKEKTEASTSIVEVYGAPHQKKKAAADDAAEGALWYLKQTGFVLKNK, encoded by the exons ATGAACAAGAATAATATGTCTTCCCAATCTTCTTTCAAGGTAGTACTAATTCATATATTCAATTTTATAATTAGTATCATAGCTTTTGCTGTTAAAATGGTGAAGCCCAACAGCAATAATCAAACCAAAATGGTTGATTTTGTTCAAAGCATTGTTCAAAATCCAACCTTGAAACCCACTGGTGCTGGTGCTGTTCATGATTCATCCAACAAAGAGAGTGTGATTTCAGGGGAATCTTCAACTCCAGAGGAAG GGGTGAAGAAAGGATATGGTAAATCAAAGCTGTATGAGATCTGTGCTGCAAATCATTGGAAGCCTCCTGTGTTTGAATGCTGTAAAGAGGAAGGACCATCTCATTGCAGATT GTTCACATTCAAGGTTCTTATTGAGATAGAGACAGACAAAGCATCTAAAAACAAAGAGAAAACAGAAGCATCTACAAGCATCGTAGAGGTCTACGGTGCTCCTCATCAAAAGAAGAAAGCAGCAGCAGACGACGCGGCCGAGGGTGCATTATGGTACTTAAAGCAGACAGGTTTTGTTTTGAAGAACAAATAA